The sequence below is a genomic window from Sorangiineae bacterium MSr12523.
CCCGCCGCGCGCATGGATCACCACCAGGAACCGGTCGCCCTTGTGCGCTTCGATCCACTCGGCGGCGTCGTCGAACACCCGGGTGGCGAGCACGTCTTCGTCCGGACCGTGCGCCACGAAGGTGCCCCAACCCCGGTCGAATCCGAACAGGGCCGACGTGAGCGGATTCGCCGTGAACATCGCGCTCACGACCCCGGCCTGCCGCGCGACGTCTGCGATGGTCGTCACGCCTTGGGGCAACCGCGCGTCGAAATCGTTCACCGCGTTCGCGCGGCCCGTGCGTCCGCTGAGCATCGCCGCCAACGCCGCGTGCGACAGCGTACTCGTCGAGCGGTGCGCGTCGAACACCAGGCCGCGCGCGGCCAGCCCGGCGAGCTCCGGCGTGGGAAGCACGCCGCCGTAAAGCGAGAGCGTTTTTGGCTGCAGCTCGCCAAACACCACGAGCACCACCCCGCGCCCGTGCGGCGCCGGCGGGGCCTCGGGGGCCTTCGGTGCCACGATGCCGGGATCGCCCAGGAGCACGCGTGCGCCCGGCGTCGCGCGAATCACCTCCACCTCGAACGCGCCCACCGTGCCGGTCACCGGCCGGCCCAGATCGCCGAGCGACGCCTCGGCCTTGGTCCACGAACCCCCGTGCGCGGAGAACGTCGTCTCGGAGATTTTCCCCGTGCGATCGGCGAGCACGCTCATGCGAAGCTCGGCGTCGCCCTTGCCTGCGATGCCGGCGAAGGCCTGGGCCGTGCCGCCCTGCGGAATCCAGCCAGTGCAACGCACGAAGCCGGGCGCGCGCAATGAGAGCGCCCGCCGCGCGACACCGTCGAGCGTCGGATTGGCCGTCACGTCGTTGCGGGTCGGTGCAGCGTAATTCGCGTCCGGCTCGCCACGGCCAATGTGGATCCAATCGATCTCCGCGTACGCCTCGCCCGCCGCGGCTTTGGGCACGCCGTTGAAGCGCAGGAGCAGCTCGTTCGCGCCCGTCGTGGTCAACTCGCTCGAGGCGCGCGCCGTGAGGATCTTCGTTTCACCTTTGACCAGGCGCCAGTTCCCCACCGGCTTTCCATTCAGGTACACGCTGATCGACTTGGCCGCGCCGCCGCGCACGCGCGCCTCCACGAAGGAGTCCGTCGCCTCCGGGTTCTCGGGCTTCTCGCCGAAGTCCCGCTCGAGCGCGACGAACTGCAACGAGGCGGCCTTCTCGCGAAAGCGCGTCCACGTGGCCCCTTCACGTTCGAGTGTCTCGGGCGTGGGCCGGCTCATCGCGTGCGCGCCATAGCGTGCGCGCGTGCTGGAATCGCCCAGGTCGAGCAAAATTCCGCGATGGCCCAAGGTGCAGCCTTCGAGCTCCACCGCATCGATGGATCGCGGTGGGGCCGGCGGCGTGGTCGGCGGTGCATTCGAACCGGTCGGCGCCGTGGCGGCCTCCGTGGAGGACTCGCCACGTCCGCAGCGATCGCACGCCGCGCAGGCGGAGAGGGCGACCATCAACGTGGCGCCGCGCGCGACTCGCTTCGCATGGATCACGGGGACCTACGGTTCGA
It includes:
- a CDS encoding sulfatase-like hydrolase/transferase encodes the protein MIHAKRVARGATLMVALSACAACDRCGRGESSTEAATAPTGSNAPPTTPPAPPRSIDAVELEGCTLGHRGILLDLGDSSTRARYGAHAMSRPTPETLEREGATWTRFREKAASLQFVALERDFGEKPENPEATDSFVEARVRGGAAKSISVYLNGKPVGNWRLVKGETKILTARASSELTTTGANELLLRFNGVPKAAAGEAYAEIDWIHIGRGEPDANYAAPTRNDVTANPTLDGVARRALSLRAPGFVRCTGWIPQGGTAQAFAGIAGKGDAELRMSVLADRTGKISETTFSAHGGSWTKAEASLGDLGRPVTGTVGAFEVEVIRATPGARVLLGDPGIVAPKAPEAPPAPHGRGVVLVVFGELQPKTLSLYGGVLPTPELAGLAARGLVFDAHRSTSTLSHAALAAMLSGRTGRANAVNDFDARLPQGVTTIADVARQAGVVSAMFTANPLTSALFGFDRGWGTFVAHGPDEDVLATRVFDDAAEWIEAHKGDRFLVVIHARGGHPPWDITGEELKGLEPSGYTGSIDPKHAAELLSKARHVPPAIHFGDTDRARTWALYSHAVAAHDAALGRLLTTLRRTGRDADTTLFVTGDLSVDEIGHSPSHVPFGEGEPPEEPLLWVPLVVVPPAGFAGGQRVKAPTADVDLATSMANALALSPSSYFRGVDLYRTMAGSVPESGRPLLATAGNRYALRLGNFVLRGSDRREDLCDVLIEPACIADVSSTHPLATEALERMLFAILHEPGESAVPREPVTLDTKSAGALKAWGR